A genomic window from Deinococcus aquaedulcis includes:
- a CDS encoding TldD/PmbA family protein gives MTMTQTPSLLDPGLCADVLHLAGSGGADFAELFVEDTHNTGYRLHQGEVRDAGGGNLFGAGLRLLYGTRVVYAYTNDVTPTGLRQLAGDVARARAGQGEVSRQGTGGLDFRRHDVRPLYVARQHPLHARAQDKLALMRRAHHAAAGVGDVKTVDVNYLDRVQRVLIANTEGLWAEDERVWTRLMVSAIAQDGTWRESGFYGPGAGQGLEFYDTVTPEATGAEAARMANAMLRAGHAPAGKLPVVIGNAFGGVIFHEACGHILETTAVEKNASVFGDKLGQAIAHPCVSATDDGTLPGAWGMVSVDDEGLPGQRTALIEKGVLTSFMVDRVGELNTGHRRTGSGRRQNYTFAPASRMRSTFIEAGPQTPEELIGQVGYGLYARRMGGGSVTPGTGEYNFAVKEAYLIRDGELAEPVKGASLVGNGAQDLRNIVGVANDLALGQGMCGSVSGSIPTDVGQPHILISEITVGGRA, from the coding sequence CCTGGCCGGCAGCGGCGGCGCCGATTTCGCCGAGCTGTTCGTGGAAGACACCCACAACACCGGGTACCGCCTGCACCAGGGCGAGGTGCGTGACGCAGGCGGCGGCAACCTGTTCGGCGCGGGCCTGCGCCTGCTGTACGGCACGCGCGTGGTGTACGCCTACACCAACGATGTCACGCCCACGGGGCTGCGCCAGCTGGCGGGCGATGTGGCCCGCGCCCGCGCCGGGCAGGGCGAGGTGAGCCGCCAGGGCACGGGCGGGCTGGACTTCCGCCGCCATGACGTGCGCCCGCTGTACGTGGCCCGGCAGCATCCCCTGCACGCCCGCGCGCAGGACAAGCTGGCCCTGATGCGCCGCGCCCACCACGCCGCCGCTGGCGTGGGCGACGTGAAAACCGTGGACGTGAATTACCTGGACCGGGTGCAGCGCGTGCTGATCGCCAACACGGAAGGCCTGTGGGCCGAGGATGAGCGGGTGTGGACCCGGCTGATGGTGAGCGCCATTGCCCAGGACGGCACGTGGCGCGAGAGCGGCTTTTATGGCCCTGGGGCCGGGCAGGGCCTGGAGTTCTACGACACCGTGACCCCCGAAGCCACTGGTGCCGAGGCCGCCCGGATGGCCAACGCCATGCTGCGCGCCGGGCACGCGCCCGCCGGCAAGCTGCCGGTGGTGATTGGCAACGCGTTTGGCGGGGTGATCTTCCACGAGGCCTGCGGCCACATTCTGGAAACCACCGCCGTGGAAAAGAACGCCAGCGTGTTTGGCGACAAGCTGGGACAGGCCATCGCCCACCCCTGCGTGAGCGCCACCGACGACGGCACCCTGCCCGGCGCGTGGGGCATGGTGAGCGTGGACGACGAGGGCCTGCCGGGCCAGCGCACGGCGCTGATTGAAAAAGGGGTGCTGACCTCGTTCATGGTGGACCGGGTGGGCGAGCTGAACACCGGCCACCGCCGCACCGGCAGCGGGCGGCGGCAGAACTACACCTTCGCCCCGGCCAGCCGCATGCGTTCCACCTTTATCGAGGCGGGCCCCCAGACCCCAGAAGAGCTGATCGGGCAGGTGGGGTACGGGCTCTATGCGCGGCGCATGGGCGGCGGCAGCGTGACCCCCGGCACCGGGGAATACAACTTCGCCGTGAAAGAGGCGTACCTCATTCGTGACGGCGAGCTGGCCGAGCCGGTCAAGGGGGCGTCTCTGGTGGGGAACGGCGCGCAGGACCTTCGCAATATCGTGGGCGTGGCGAACGATCTGGCGCTGGGCCAGGGGATGTGCGGCAGCGTCTCGGGCAGTATTCCCACCGATGTGGGCCAGCCCCACATCCTGATCAGCGAGATCACCGTGGGGGGCCGCGCATGA
- a CDS encoding TldD/PmbA family protein: MTGAPDTAQLSLDAARRHLLDRAHEQGVALEVYAQREAATAIEAHGGEISEYKLSTRQGVGLRALVGGAWGAAFTENLARPALDRALERAVENARLVAPEPGAALIAWGEPPSLDLYGEGLSGVTPEQKAQVALTLEQAARAHDPRVVSVPYLGYEDSQTELLVGNTEGLSREQRALHAMTYAAPLARDGEENRMGSDWQFTREFTALDPTQTALRAAEKSLALLGARPAPTGTFPVVISGECMGSLLRLFSSMFSGRAVEEGKSPLAGRLGEPVGSALVTLLDDPTLPQGMSSRAFDAEGCPSAPLTLMAGGELRAFFHNAQTAARAGQASTGHAARQGYQGVVGVGHSNLFLQPGHTPDDEVTAGVTGILLTEVSGGHAGAQPLTGDFSLQAEGFWLQDGVRAYPLEVFTVAGNFTELLAQIEAVGETLEWTWGGTGAPAVRVKGLAVAGGAPQG, translated from the coding sequence ATGACCGGGGCCCCGGACACCGCCCAGCTGAGCCTGGACGCCGCCCGCCGCCACCTGCTGGACCGCGCCCACGAACAGGGCGTGGCGCTGGAGGTCTACGCCCAGCGCGAGGCCGCCACCGCCATTGAGGCCCACGGCGGCGAGATCAGCGAATACAAGCTCTCCACCCGGCAGGGCGTGGGCCTGCGCGCGTTGGTGGGCGGCGCGTGGGGCGCGGCCTTTACCGAGAACCTCGCGCGCCCCGCGCTGGACCGGGCCCTGGAACGCGCGGTGGAAAACGCCCGGCTGGTGGCCCCTGAACCCGGCGCGGCCCTGATCGCCTGGGGCGAGCCGCCCAGCCTGGACCTGTACGGCGAGGGCCTGAGCGGCGTGACCCCCGAGCAAAAGGCGCAGGTGGCCCTGACGCTGGAACAGGCCGCGCGGGCGCACGACCCCCGGGTGGTCAGCGTGCCTTACCTGGGCTATGAAGACAGCCAGACCGAACTGCTGGTGGGCAATACCGAGGGCCTCAGCCGCGAGCAGCGCGCCCTGCACGCCATGACCTACGCCGCGCCGCTGGCGCGCGACGGCGAGGAGAACCGCATGGGCAGCGACTGGCAGTTCACGCGCGAATTCACGGCGCTGGACCCCACCCAGACCGCCCTGCGCGCCGCCGAAAAAAGCCTTGCCCTGCTGGGTGCGCGCCCGGCCCCCACCGGCACCTTTCCGGTGGTGATCAGCGGCGAGTGCATGGGGTCGCTGCTGAGGCTGTTTTCGTCCATGTTCAGTGGCCGCGCTGTGGAGGAAGGCAAGAGCCCGCTGGCCGGGCGCCTGGGGGAGCCGGTGGGCAGCGCCCTGGTGACGCTGCTGGATGACCCCACCCTGCCCCAGGGCATGTCCTCGCGCGCCTTTGACGCTGAGGGGTGCCCCAGCGCCCCGCTGACCCTGATGGCCGGGGGAGAACTGCGCGCCTTTTTCCACAACGCCCAGACCGCCGCGCGCGCCGGACAGGCCAGCACCGGCCACGCCGCGCGTCAGGGCTACCAAGGCGTGGTGGGGGTGGGCCACAGCAACCTCTTCCTGCAGCCGGGCCACACCCCCGACGACGAGGTGACGGCGGGCGTAACAGGCATTCTGCTCACGGAAGTCTCGGGCGGGCATGCGGGCGCGCAGCCCCTGACCGGCGATTTCAGCCTGCAGGCCGAGGGCTTCTGGTTACAAGACGGCGTGCGTGCCTATCCGCTGGAGGTCTTTACAGTGGCCGGCAACTTTACCGAGCTGCTGGCGCAGATTGAAGCGGTGGGGGAGACCCTGGAATGGACCTGGGGCGGCACCGGGGCGCCTGCTGTGCGCGTGAAAGGGCTGGCCGTGGCCGGGGGGGCACCCCAGGGCTAG
- a CDS encoding HAD family hydrolase, translated as MLSAFLNPLGTLYDPTGDTDLAALSDGLLQLLGDATLIPVTGLSEEELLSVPAAFTSWQVLAHGAVVLTPDGEEDPAWRRLTRETQAETEGALALAAQAATHLNALSQLGLDVTVTERGGRPLLVHLRHPHGLALALDQAQAGLHDWLADAPFRQDLRVARDPLGLTVLPSAIRPERAVNYVLSEWPAGAVTVGVSALPDDRAFLALCDLALVPGQSPLLHAPGDADPEE; from the coding sequence ATGCTGAGCGCCTTTCTCAATCCCCTGGGGACCCTGTACGACCCCACGGGCGACACCGACCTCGCGGCCCTCTCAGACGGGCTGTTGCAGCTGCTGGGGGACGCCACCCTGATTCCGGTGACCGGGCTCAGTGAAGAGGAACTGCTCTCGGTGCCCGCCGCCTTTACCTCCTGGCAGGTGCTGGCCCACGGGGCGGTGGTGCTCACGCCAGATGGCGAGGAAGACCCGGCGTGGCGCCGCCTGACCCGCGAAACCCAGGCCGAAACAGAAGGAGCCCTGGCCCTGGCCGCCCAGGCCGCCACCCACCTGAACGCCCTGTCGCAACTGGGCCTGGACGTCACGGTGACCGAGCGGGGCGGGCGGCCCCTGCTGGTGCATCTGCGCCACCCCCACGGCCTGGCGCTGGCGCTGGATCAGGCGCAAGCGGGGCTGCACGACTGGCTGGCCGACGCCCCCTTCCGCCAGGACCTGCGCGTGGCCCGCGATCCCCTGGGCCTGACGGTGCTGCCCAGCGCCATCCGCCCCGAGCGCGCGGTGAACTATGTGCTCTCCGAGTGGCCGGCCGGTGCGGTCACGGTGGGCGTGAGTGCCCTGCCCGACGACCGCGCCTTTCTGGCCCTGTGCGACCTGGCCCTGGTTCCCGGCCAGAGCCCACTGCTCCATGCCCCCGGGGACGCCGACCCCGAAGAGTGA
- a CDS encoding cation:proton antiporter domain-containing protein gives MPHHTDLISALAVGLTLAFFGGLAATRLRLPPLIGYLLAGLAIGPFTPGFVADAAIAAQLSEIGVMLLMFGVGLHFSIGDLLAVRRFAVPGALLRIVAVTVLGAAAAHLWGWSLGQGILLGLALSVASTVVLLRALEERGTLDTTNGKIAVGWLVVEDLVMVLALVLLPALAPLLSGAGGTLDLGALGLALMVTLGKMGLFVAVTLLAGRRFIPWMLARVARIGSRELFTLAVLGTALGIAYAAGALFDVSFALGAFLAGVVASESKFSHQVAQDALPFQDAFAVLFFVAVGMLFNPAIVLQAPLLVLATALIILVGKTLIAFFTLRLLRASFSTALTVAISLAQIGEFSFILATLGRDLDLLSAQGQNLILAGAIVSIVLNPFLFRLIPVLEAWHERRAPHTPQAPGAPLNLNGHVVLVGYGRVGRLIAQRLQAQQVPLVVVEEDERLTEELRAQGMTVVYGDAARLEVLTRAQVQAARVVILAVPDSLQSQLMLEQVRHLNPGVHVTARTHDEHTQQALLALGASDVLYGEYELGLAMGEHVLAVLHPQPLQTGAPATLP, from the coding sequence ATGCCACACCACACCGATCTGATCTCTGCCCTGGCCGTTGGCTTGACGCTGGCTTTTTTCGGCGGGCTGGCCGCCACCCGCCTGCGGCTTCCGCCCCTGATCGGCTACCTGCTGGCCGGGCTGGCTATCGGGCCGTTCACGCCCGGCTTCGTAGCCGATGCCGCCATCGCCGCCCAACTGTCTGAAATTGGCGTGATGCTGCTGATGTTTGGTGTGGGCCTGCATTTCTCTATTGGTGACCTGCTGGCGGTGCGGCGCTTTGCGGTGCCGGGCGCCCTGCTGCGCATCGTGGCCGTGACGGTGCTGGGCGCCGCTGCGGCCCACCTGTGGGGCTGGTCGCTGGGGCAGGGCATTCTGCTGGGATTGGCCCTCTCGGTGGCCAGCACCGTGGTGTTGCTGCGGGCTCTGGAAGAGCGCGGCACCCTGGACACCACCAACGGCAAGATCGCGGTGGGCTGGCTGGTTGTGGAAGACCTCGTGATGGTGCTGGCGCTGGTGCTCCTGCCGGCCTTGGCACCGCTGCTCAGCGGCGCTGGCGGGACCCTAGACCTGGGTGCTCTGGGCCTTGCGCTGATGGTCACGCTGGGCAAGATGGGCCTGTTCGTGGCCGTGACCCTGCTGGCGGGCCGGCGCTTCATTCCGTGGATGCTGGCGCGCGTGGCCCGCATTGGTTCACGCGAACTCTTCACGCTGGCGGTGCTGGGCACGGCGCTGGGCATTGCCTACGCCGCTGGCGCGCTGTTTGATGTCTCGTTTGCCCTGGGCGCTTTTCTGGCCGGGGTGGTGGCCAGCGAGAGCAAGTTCAGCCATCAGGTGGCCCAGGACGCCCTGCCTTTTCAGGACGCTTTCGCGGTGCTGTTTTTCGTCGCGGTGGGCATGCTGTTTAACCCGGCCATCGTGCTGCAGGCCCCGCTGCTGGTGCTGGCCACCGCCCTGATTATTCTGGTGGGCAAGACGCTGATCGCCTTTTTCACCCTGCGTCTGTTGCGCGCTTCTTTTAGCACGGCCCTGACCGTGGCTATTTCCCTGGCCCAGATCGGCGAGTTCTCGTTTATCCTGGCGACCCTGGGCCGCGATCTGGACCTGTTGAGCGCTCAGGGCCAGAACCTGATTCTGGCGGGGGCCATCGTGTCCATTGTGCTCAATCCGTTTCTGTTCCGCCTCATTCCTGTGCTCGAAGCCTGGCACGAACGCCGCGCCCCCCACACCCCCCAGGCGCCTGGAGCGCCCCTCAATCTGAATGGACACGTGGTACTGGTGGGATATGGCCGTGTGGGCCGCCTGATCGCGCAGCGGCTTCAAGCCCAGCAGGTGCCGCTGGTGGTGGTGGAAGAAGACGAACGCCTGACCGAGGAACTCCGCGCCCAGGGCATGACGGTGGTGTACGGAGACGCCGCCCGGCTGGAGGTGCTGACGCGTGCCCAGGTGCAGGCGGCCCGGGTGGTGATCCTGGCGGTGCCTGACAGCCTGCAATCGCAGCTGATGCTGGAACAGGTGCGCCACCTGAACCCCGGCGTGCATGTCACGGCCCGCACCCACGATGAGCACACCCAGCAGGCGCTGCTGGCCTTAGGCGCCAGTGACGTGCTGTACGGCGAATACGAACTAGGGCTGGCTATGGGCGAGCACGTGTTGGCGGTTCTGCACCCCCAACCCCTTCAGACCGGCGCCCCGGCGACGCTGCCCTGA
- a CDS encoding FmdE family protein: MTAFPATDLGPLPALLAQSAALHRHLCPRQVLGARMGLLAGARLGLPFPRTDKRVLVFVETDGCFADGVSVASGCWLGRRTMRLVDHGKVAATFVDTRTGQAVRMAPRPDLRERVRAGRPEGQKRWDAYMAAYQSWPDDALFTVQPVTLTIDLAALISVAGKRAVCDTCGEEIINEREVRGETGVQCRACAGDTYWQSL; the protein is encoded by the coding sequence GTGACCGCTTTCCCGGCCACGGATCTGGGGCCTCTGCCCGCCCTGCTGGCCCAGAGCGCGGCGCTGCACCGTCACCTGTGCCCCCGGCAGGTGCTGGGCGCCCGCATGGGGCTGCTGGCCGGGGCGCGCCTGGGTCTGCCCTTTCCCCGCACCGACAAGCGCGTGCTGGTTTTCGTGGAAACGGACGGCTGCTTTGCTGACGGCGTGTCGGTGGCCAGCGGATGCTGGCTGGGGCGGCGCACCATGCGGCTGGTGGACCACGGCAAGGTGGCCGCCACCTTCGTGGACACCCGCACCGGGCAGGCCGTGCGCATGGCCCCGCGCCCCGATCTGCGCGAGCGGGTGCGCGCCGGGCGCCCAGAGGGGCAGAAACGCTGGGACGCCTACATGGCCGCCTACCAGAGCTGGCCGGATGACGCGCTGTTCACGGTGCAGCCCGTCACGCTGACCATAGACCTCGCCGCCCTGATCAGCGTGGCGGGCAAGCGCGCCGTGTGCGACACCTGCGGCGAGGAAATCATTAACGAGCGCGAGGTGCGGGGGGAAACGGGCGTGCAGTGCCGCGCCTGTGCTGGCGACACCTACTGGCAGTCGCTGTGA
- a CDS encoding universal stress protein translates to MYRHILVPVDDHPASAHAAQQAHRLTRALGGRVTLLRVLSGDEALGAGAVQAQLRALAAGARRPPETATLTLAGQDAAPAIAAYAARCGADLIVLGVSGETHAPDEARAALALALAAHSGLPVQLAAAPQAGRPGGLPWQRVAQEAHRGQRVSGAKRF, encoded by the coding sequence ATGTATCGGCACATTCTGGTGCCTGTTGACGATCATCCAGCCAGCGCCCACGCGGCGCAGCAAGCCCACCGGCTGACCCGGGCACTGGGCGGACGGGTGACCCTGCTGCGCGTGCTGAGTGGCGACGAGGCGCTGGGGGCAGGCGCGGTGCAGGCCCAGTTGCGGGCGCTGGCGGCAGGGGCCCGCCGTCCCCCGGAGACCGCCACCCTGACCCTGGCCGGTCAGGACGCCGCGCCGGCCATCGCCGCCTACGCCGCCCGCTGCGGCGCCGATCTGATCGTGCTGGGCGTCAGTGGGGAAACGCACGCGCCGGACGAGGCGCGGGCCGCCCTGGCATTGGCCCTGGCCGCGCACAGTGGCCTACCCGTGCAACTGGCCGCTGCCCCTCAGGCGGGGCGCCCCGGCGGCCTGCCCTGGCAGCGGGTGGCCCAGGAAGCCCACCGGGGGCAACGGGTCAGCGGCGCCAAGCGGTTCTGA
- a CDS encoding Rrf2 family transcriptional regulator, with product MFSQTAEYALRAAVTLAQQPERPFTAAELAHQTGVPSPHLLKVMGQLARAGVVRALRGKREGYRLDRPPAQIILPEVVSAVDPLPRLHRCPLDRPEHAQQLCPLHRELYATYAQLEATLHRRCLADLLAEDTAGSPQAAAPAPLCAPQGGWGTTGKPMDLGGK from the coding sequence CTGTTTTCCCAGACGGCTGAATATGCGCTGCGCGCGGCGGTGACCCTGGCCCAGCAGCCAGAAAGACCATTCACCGCTGCCGAACTGGCCCACCAGACTGGGGTGCCCAGCCCGCACCTGCTCAAGGTTATGGGACAGCTGGCACGCGCTGGCGTGGTCCGCGCCCTGCGGGGCAAGCGGGAAGGCTACCGCCTGGACCGGCCGCCCGCGCAGATCATCCTGCCGGAGGTGGTGAGCGCCGTGGACCCCCTGCCGCGCCTGCACCGCTGCCCGCTGGACCGCCCGGAGCACGCCCAGCAACTGTGCCCCCTGCACCGGGAGCTGTATGCCACCTATGCCCAGCTTGAAGCCACCCTTCACCGCCGCTGTCTGGCCGACCTGTTGGCCGAGGACACAGCTGGGTCACCCCAGGCCGCCGCACCCGCCCCTCTGTGCGCACCGCAGGGTGGGTGGGGGACCACTGGTAAGCCAATGGATTTGGGGGGCAAATGA
- a CDS encoding AfsR/SARP family transcriptional regulator, whose amino-acid sequence MSQLSLRSLGRAEVVRDGQPVKWEAESSRDLVFFLLAHPEGRTREDIIQGLWQEDPSARSSNRFRVALHRARAALGAPGRIAEVYGVYRLSDEVLRASDVFRLYAALAEAEHAGGDARLQALSQALAEYGGDFLPHLQAEWVQTAREEHLSAYTRACLERSVLHCEHLQCELAVQDLVAALRRDPFLGENHHQKLMTCLSVVEGKYAATEHYRRFLRFLREDLNDAPMPETVDLAGRIKRGERICHHGQPEVRLTHNCPFTADGRCPGPYAELLKLV is encoded by the coding sequence ATGTCCCAACTGAGCCTGCGTTCTCTTGGCCGCGCCGAGGTGGTGCGTGACGGCCAGCCTGTCAAATGGGAAGCGGAAAGTTCGCGTGACCTCGTCTTCTTCCTGCTGGCCCACCCCGAGGGCCGCACCCGCGAGGACATCATTCAGGGCCTGTGGCAGGAGGACCCGAGCGCGCGCAGCAGCAACCGCTTTCGCGTGGCCCTGCACCGGGCGCGCGCGGCCCTGGGCGCCCCGGGCCGGATTGCCGAGGTCTACGGTGTTTACCGCCTGTCCGATGAGGTGCTGCGGGCCAGCGATGTTTTCCGGCTGTACGCGGCCCTGGCCGAAGCTGAACACGCCGGGGGCGACGCCCGGTTGCAGGCGCTGAGTCAGGCCCTGGCCGAATACGGCGGTGATTTCCTGCCCCACCTTCAGGCGGAATGGGTGCAAACCGCCCGCGAGGAGCATCTGTCGGCATACACGCGGGCGTGCCTTGAGCGTTCGGTGCTGCACTGCGAGCACCTGCAGTGCGAACTGGCGGTTCAGGACCTTGTGGCCGCGCTGCGGCGCGATCCCTTTCTGGGCGAGAACCACCACCAGAAACTGATGACCTGCCTGTCGGTAGTGGAAGGCAAGTACGCCGCCACTGAGCACTACCGCCGCTTCCTGCGCTTTCTGCGCGAGGACCTGAACGACGCGCCCATGCCCGAAACCGTGGATCTGGCCGGGCGCATCAAGCGCGGCGAGCGCATCTGTCACCACGGCCAGCCCGAGGTGCGCCTCACCCACAACTGCCCTTTTACCGCCGATGGCCGCTGCCCCGGTCCTTACGCCGAGTTGCTGAAACTGGTGTAG
- a CDS encoding glycoside hydrolase family 3 N-terminal domain-containing protein, whose translation MFAPARTLIVDLPGPTLNAELARWLRALNPGGVCLFARNITTPEATARLVAEIRDALERDVPIATDQEGGAVLRRLDSPQPPTPQGLGVLGDERAAFEAGALAARGLLELGINWNYAPSLDVNVDPLNPVIGERSFGANPHLVARLGVAWALGSETAGVLSSVKHYPGHGDTRVDSHLALPVVNKTRAELEACEWVPFRAAAEAGVGSVMTAHILYPALDPDRPATLSPTLLSGVLRGEWGYGGVIVTDAMDMKAVADRYPGGRGAALALMAGADAVLLCGHGDQSVHDLHARALETALQGGTLAPERLDEAVTRLERITGRFPGTPRAYSPAQRDQDEAATTRWALSALERRGAVPTLDPSAPALLFAPEAGELGGPYGDYLGLAALADALRPALPGLHAAPVEDSAAVGDLLTRFAGAPVLLATTGRWTVPDATRALAARLTTRPAVHLALWSPDAAAELPLPALVTHGFRRAHLQAAAQVLTGGVPG comes from the coding sequence ATGTTTGCTCCTGCCCGCACCCTGATCGTGGACCTGCCCGGGCCCACGCTGAATGCCGAACTGGCCCGCTGGCTGCGCGCCCTGAACCCTGGCGGCGTGTGCCTGTTCGCCCGCAACATCACCACGCCCGAAGCCACCGCGCGCCTGGTGGCCGAGATCCGCGACGCCCTGGAACGCGACGTGCCCATCGCCACCGACCAGGAAGGCGGCGCGGTGCTGCGCCGCCTGGACAGCCCGCAGCCGCCCACCCCGCAGGGCTTGGGCGTGCTGGGCGACGAACGGGCCGCCTTCGAAGCCGGCGCTCTGGCCGCGCGGGGGCTGCTGGAACTGGGCATCAACTGGAACTACGCCCCCAGCCTGGACGTGAATGTGGACCCCCTGAACCCGGTGATTGGCGAGCGGTCCTTTGGCGCCAACCCGCACCTTGTGGCGCGCCTGGGCGTGGCCTGGGCCCTGGGCAGCGAGACGGCGGGCGTACTGAGTTCGGTCAAGCACTACCCCGGGCACGGCGACACCCGCGTGGACAGCCACCTTGCCCTGCCGGTGGTGAACAAGACCCGCGCCGAACTGGAAGCCTGCGAGTGGGTGCCGTTCCGCGCGGCGGCCGAGGCCGGGGTGGGCAGCGTGATGACCGCGCACATCCTGTACCCCGCCCTGGACCCGGATCGGCCCGCCACGCTATCTCCCACGCTGCTCTCCGGCGTGCTGCGCGGTGAATGGGGCTACGGCGGCGTGATCGTGACCGACGCGATGGACATGAAAGCCGTGGCTGACCGTTACCCCGGCGGGCGCGGCGCCGCACTGGCCCTGATGGCCGGGGCTGACGCCGTGCTGCTGTGCGGCCACGGCGACCAAAGCGTGCACGACCTTCACGCGCGGGCGCTGGAGACGGCCCTGCAAGGCGGCACCCTGGCCCCTGAGCGGCTGGACGAAGCGGTAACCCGGCTGGAGCGGATCACCGGGCGTTTCCCGGGGACCCCGCGCGCGTACAGCCCCGCCCAGCGCGACCAGGATGAGGCCGCCACCACCCGCTGGGCCCTGAGCGCCCTGGAACGCCGGGGCGCGGTGCCCACCCTGGACCCGTCGGCCCCGGCACTGCTGTTTGCCCCGGAAGCGGGCGAACTGGGCGGCCCATACGGCGATTACCTGGGGCTGGCTGCCCTGGCCGACGCCCTACGCCCTGCCCTGCCAGGACTGCACGCGGCCCCGGTTGAGGACAGCGCGGCGGTGGGCGACCTGCTGACGCGTTTTGCAGGGGCGCCAGTGCTGCTGGCCACCACCGGCCGCTGGACGGTGCCCGACGCCACCCGGGCGCTGGCCGCGCGCCTGACCACGCGCCCGGCGGTGCATCTGGCGCTGTGGTCGCCCGATGCGGCGGCCGAGTTGCCTCTGCCCGCCCTGGTCACCCACGGGTTTCGCCGCGCCCACCTGCAGGCGGCGGCTCAGGTACTGACCGGCGGCGTGCCTGGCTAG
- a CDS encoding SIS domain-containing protein, with translation MTPPSESLMLREAREAPQVVARQAEDHSIERAAHTIAAFAPSFVVTLARGSSDHAATTLRYGIETHLRLPVVSAAPSVAGVYHADVSYQGALVLAISQSGGSPDLVETLAQARRGGALTCALVNTPGSPLAHAADLVLPLHAGEERAVAATKSYLAALTLGARLLCAWRPDESLSAALARLPGALEQVLDQEARAEQAAERLTGDQTTLVLGRGLHAGVAAEAALKLQETAGVAALAFSTAEFAHGPARLAEPGTPALFFQARDATAPFTADSLGTLRGYGAQITLIGDDVPGQAPDLPTPPTGHALTDPAVSALAAQLLIAHAALRRGENPDAPPRLAKVTRTR, from the coding sequence ATGACCCCCCCCAGCGAATCCCTGATGCTGCGCGAGGCCCGCGAGGCCCCGCAGGTGGTGGCCCGGCAGGCCGAAGACCACAGCATTGAGCGCGCCGCGCACACCATTGCCGCCTTTGCGCCGTCCTTTGTGGTCACGCTGGCCCGGGGGTCTTCGGATCATGCGGCGACCACGCTGCGCTACGGCATCGAAACGCATCTGCGCCTGCCGGTGGTGAGCGCCGCGCCCAGTGTGGCCGGGGTGTACCACGCCGACGTGAGCTACCAGGGCGCGCTGGTGCTGGCCATCAGCCAGTCGGGGGGCAGTCCTGATCTGGTCGAGACACTGGCTCAGGCCCGCCGGGGCGGGGCGCTCACCTGCGCTCTGGTGAACACGCCCGGCAGCCCGCTGGCCCACGCCGCCGACCTCGTGCTGCCGCTGCACGCAGGCGAGGAGCGCGCGGTGGCGGCCACCAAGAGCTATCTGGCCGCCCTGACCCTGGGCGCGCGGCTGCTGTGCGCGTGGCGCCCGGACGAGAGCCTGAGTGCCGCCCTGGCTCGCCTGCCCGGGGCCCTGGAACAGGTGCTGGACCAGGAGGCGCGCGCCGAACAGGCCGCCGAGCGCCTGACCGGCGACCAGACCACCCTGGTGCTGGGCCGTGGCCTGCACGCCGGCGTGGCCGCCGAGGCGGCGCTGAAACTGCAGGAAACGGCGGGGGTGGCCGCGCTGGCCTTTTCCACCGCCGAGTTCGCCCACGGCCCGGCGCGGCTGGCCGAACCCGGCACCCCGGCGCTGTTTTTCCAGGCGCGCGACGCCACCGCCCCCTTTACCGCCGACAGCCTGGGCACCCTGCGCGGCTACGGCGCCCAGATCACCCTGATTGGCGACGACGTGCCGGGGCAGGCGCCCGACCTGCCCACGCCCCCCACCGGCCATGCCCTGACCGACCCGGCGGTCTCGGCGCTGGCCGCGCAGCTGCTGATTGCGCACGCGGCACTGCGGCGAGGCGAAAACCCCGATGCCCCGCCCCGACTGGCGAAAGTGACGCGGACGAGGTGA